The Xanthomonas sp. CFBP 8443 genome has a window encoding:
- a CDS encoding phosphoribosylanthranilate isomerase, translating into MNRTLYRTRIKFCGMTRAGDIRLAGELGVDSVGFIFAHGSPRRVAPAEARAMRQAASPMVDVVALFRDNPKDEVREVLRTVRPTLLQFHGDEDDGFCRGFNLPYLKAVPMGGSDVNARTLQLQYPNAAGFLFDSHAPGEGGGSGKTFDWTRLPTGLHRPFLLAGGITADNVFDAIVATLPWGIDVSSGIESQPGIKDGHKMRKFVEEVRRADCHELNTNC; encoded by the coding sequence ATGAATCGAACCCTGTATCGCACCCGCATCAAGTTCTGCGGCATGACCCGCGCCGGCGACATCCGCCTGGCGGGCGAACTTGGGGTGGATTCGGTGGGATTCATATTCGCGCACGGCAGCCCGCGGCGGGTCGCCCCGGCCGAAGCCCGCGCGATGCGCCAGGCCGCCTCGCCGATGGTGGACGTGGTCGCGCTGTTCCGCGACAACCCCAAGGACGAAGTGCGCGAAGTGCTGCGCACGGTGCGGCCGACCCTGCTGCAGTTCCATGGCGACGAGGACGACGGCTTCTGCCGCGGCTTCAACCTGCCGTACCTGAAGGCGGTGCCGATGGGCGGCAGCGACGTCAATGCACGCACCCTGCAGCTGCAGTACCCGAACGCGGCCGGCTTCCTGTTCGACAGCCATGCCCCGGGCGAGGGCGGCGGCTCCGGCAAGACCTTCGACTGGACACGCCTGCCGACCGGCCTGCACCGGCCGTTTCTGCTTGCCGGCGGCATCACCGCCGACAACGTGTTCGACGCGATCGTGGCGACGCTGCCATGGGGCATCGACGTCTCCAGCGGCATCGAGAGCCAGCCAGGCATCAAGGACGGCCACAAGATGCGCAAGTTCGTCGAGGAAGTGCGCCGCGCCGACTGCCATGAGTTGAACACCAACTGTTGA
- a CDS encoding LysR family transcriptional regulator, with product MSNLRRLPSLNALRAFEAAARLRSVGAAAAELHVTHGAVSRQIRLLEEELGLALLQREGRGIRPTVAGERLRDAAGGAFAQLQDAVAELRRPARASALVLGCPGSILARWMIPRLQALQRDLPELTLHLSAHEGDFAADLDGLDAALLLGQAPWPDGWQVHVLAPERIGPVLSPALPQAQALAASPPSALLQQPLLHTASRPQAWPAWAQAHGVDATALHYGTGFEHLYYLLEAALAGIGVAIAPQPLVADDLANGRLLAPWGFAETGGQWALCAPSGREDPRIVALAAWLRMQLR from the coding sequence ATGTCCAACCTGCGCCGCCTGCCCTCGCTGAACGCGCTGCGCGCATTCGAGGCCGCCGCGCGGCTGCGCAGCGTCGGCGCCGCGGCGGCCGAGCTGCACGTCACCCACGGCGCTGTCAGCCGCCAGATCCGGCTGCTGGAGGAGGAACTGGGGCTGGCGCTGCTGCAGCGCGAAGGACGCGGCATCCGCCCGACCGTGGCCGGCGAGCGGCTGCGCGACGCGGCCGGCGGCGCCTTCGCGCAACTGCAGGACGCGGTGGCCGAACTGCGCCGCCCCGCGCGCGCCAGCGCCCTGGTGCTGGGCTGCCCGGGCAGCATCCTGGCGCGCTGGATGATCCCGCGGTTGCAGGCGTTGCAGCGCGACCTGCCCGAGCTGACCCTGCACCTGTCCGCGCACGAGGGCGACTTCGCCGCCGACCTGGACGGGCTGGACGCCGCCCTGCTGCTCGGCCAGGCGCCATGGCCGGACGGCTGGCAGGTGCACGTGCTGGCGCCGGAGCGGATCGGCCCGGTACTCAGCCCCGCCCTGCCGCAGGCGCAGGCATTAGCGGCGAGCCCGCCGTCGGCGTTGCTGCAGCAGCCGCTGCTGCACACCGCCTCGCGCCCGCAGGCGTGGCCGGCGTGGGCGCAGGCGCATGGCGTGGACGCCACCGCACTGCACTACGGCACCGGATTCGAGCACCTGTACTACCTGCTCGAAGCCGCGCTGGCCGGCATCGGCGTGGCGATCGCACCGCAGCCGCTGGTCGCCGACGACCTGGCCAACGGACGCCTGCTGGCACCGTGGGGCTTCGCCGAGACTGGCGGGCAATGGGCGCTGTGTGCGCCGAGCGGACGCGAGGATCCGCGCATCGTCGCGCTGGCCGCGTGGCTGCGCATGCAGTTGCGTTGA
- the trpB gene encoding tryptophan synthase subunit beta: protein MSSVPISDFHAYPDASGHFGRYGGRFVAETLIGPLQELAAAYDQARQDPAFIAEYDKDLKHYVGRPSPIYHAERLSREVGGAQILLKREDLNHTGAHKINNTIGQALLASRMGKTRIIAETGAGQHGVASATVAARLGLECVVYMGATDIERQKINVYRMQLLGARVVPVTSGSATLKDALNEAMRDWVTNVQDTFYIIGTVAGPDPYPRMVRDFNAIVGREARAQMLEDYGRLPDAISACVGGGSNAIGLFHAFLNDAGVKIYGAEAAGDGIATGRHAASIAAGRPGVLHGNRTYVICDDDGQITETHSVSAGLDYPGVGPEHAFLSDSGRAVYQGITDDEALAAFHLLAHTEGILAALESSHAVAQSIKLARDLPKDALVLCNLSGRGDKDVHTIAARDGMQI, encoded by the coding sequence ATGTCCTCCGTCCCCATCAGCGACTTCCACGCCTATCCCGACGCCAGCGGCCACTTCGGCCGCTACGGCGGCCGCTTCGTCGCCGAGACCCTGATCGGGCCGCTGCAGGAACTGGCCGCCGCCTACGACCAGGCGCGCCAGGATCCGGCCTTCATCGCCGAGTACGACAAGGACCTCAAGCACTACGTCGGCCGCCCCAGCCCGATCTACCACGCCGAGCGGCTCAGCCGCGAAGTGGGCGGGGCGCAGATCCTGCTCAAGCGCGAGGACCTGAATCACACCGGCGCGCACAAGATCAACAACACCATCGGCCAGGCGCTGCTGGCCAGCCGCATGGGCAAGACCCGCATCATCGCCGAGACCGGCGCCGGCCAGCACGGCGTGGCCAGCGCCACGGTGGCCGCGCGGCTGGGCCTGGAGTGCGTGGTGTACATGGGCGCCACCGACATCGAGCGGCAGAAGATCAACGTCTACCGGATGCAGTTGCTCGGCGCCAGGGTGGTGCCGGTGACCTCCGGCTCGGCCACGCTCAAGGACGCGCTGAACGAGGCGATGCGCGACTGGGTGACCAATGTGCAGGACACCTTCTACATCATCGGCACCGTCGCCGGCCCGGATCCGTATCCGCGCATGGTGCGCGACTTCAACGCCATCGTCGGCCGCGAAGCGCGCGCGCAGATGCTGGAAGACTACGGCCGCCTGCCGGACGCGATCAGCGCCTGCGTCGGCGGCGGCAGCAACGCCATCGGCCTGTTCCATGCCTTCCTCAACGATGCCGGGGTGAAGATCTACGGCGCCGAAGCCGCCGGCGACGGCATCGCCACCGGCCGCCACGCCGCCTCGATCGCCGCCGGCCGCCCGGGCGTGCTGCACGGCAACCGCACCTACGTGATCTGCGACGACGACGGCCAGATCACCGAGACCCATTCGGTGTCCGCCGGCCTGGACTATCCCGGCGTCGGCCCCGAGCACGCGTTCCTGTCCGACAGCGGCCGCGCGGTCTACCAGGGCATCACCGACGACGAGGCGCTGGCCGCGTTCCACCTGCTGGCGCACACCGAGGGCATCCTGGCCGCGCTGGAATCCAGCCACGCGGTGGCGCAGTCGATCAAGCTGGCGCGCGACCTGCCGAAGGAC